aaaatgtcaacttttaaccttttaactgtAGCACGTTACATCCTACCAAACTCAGGGTAGACACAagataaacacataaacaataTAATTTTTCAAATACACGAATGTGTAAAAACATATCACCTTACCCATGATTTCAGGAATAAGTGAAATTTTTTGGATAAACAGCTGGAGAGTTGAGGTAACATGGTAGTTTGTTTCGATTTAAAACCCATTGGATGGTTTTTCACTATGAGAGGTCCACTCACTGACtaatgaaaagagaaactaagCTAACAGCCTGAAAGACTCCCACACTGAGCTGAAATGCAactactgcaaaaaaaaaaaaagaaaaaaaaaagtgaatgacAGGAATTTCGTTATTATTCTCGTCACTGCTGTTATTATTACTTCAGTAATTTACACCAATGAAGAACATTCATTATACCCTTGGATATATTGATTTGCTTTAGTATCTGAAGCCAAGGTACtcccttttccttttattctgaaagctgCCACTTTCCTTGAGCACAGCTGCATCCAACTGTGTGAAACTTGTGCCATGGCTGGGTTACactttaaatagttaaaataaAAGACCAAAGACCCAGTCAGAGTGGGAAACTGAGAGGTGAAGGGAGCTGAAGGGGTTTGGGTACGGGGTGGTGTAGGGGTAAGGGAGGGGCTGCGTTCCAAACGACCGAGCGTTACCTCTCTGGCCTTCTGTGCCGCCAGCTCGGCTTGCCGCTGCCGCTCCAGCTCTTCCAGCAGCTGCCGCTCCATGATGCGCTTCGCCTCCTCGACGCGTCGCAGCACTTCCCGCTCAATCTCGTCTTTCCGCTTCTCGAGCTCCTCCTCCACACGTTTGGCCACGAGCTCCTCAACTCGCCGCGCCGTCTCCTCCTCGATCAGCTTCTCCTCAATCTCCTGCTGCCGGCTAAAGGAAAGAACAAAAGGTTAGCATGTCGCTAATTCGTGTTTCGGTTTTAAAACGGAGAACTATTTAATTGCTAATCAAATAAACCACACCGAACCGCTTTGAAATatctcaaaataaaagcttagtCTGTATTTACCCAAAGCTAACCAACCAGTTTTTAATTCATCATACCTGAGAGTGGTTTTTACGAGCCATACCAAACCCAATATTACA
This genomic window from Astatotilapia calliptera chromosome 16, fAstCal1.2, whole genome shotgun sequence contains:
- the LOC113007855 gene encoding arginine and glutamate-rich protein 1-B isoform X1; amino-acid sequence: MGRSRSRSSSRSKHSKSSKHSKKRSRSRSRDRERSKKRSKSRESKRNRRRESRSRSRSNTASSRRERAASPPERIDIFGRTLSKRNALDEKQRKEEEERKAEMERQRKIRQQEIEEKLIEEETARRVEELVAKRVEEELEKRKDEIEREVLRRVEEAKRIMERQLLEELERQRQAELAAQKAREVTLGRLERSPSLTPTPPRTQTPSAPFTSQFPTLTGSLVFYFNYLKCNPAMAQVSHSWMQLCSRKVAAFRIKGKGSTLASDTKANQYIQGYNECSSLV